Proteins co-encoded in one Malus sylvestris chromosome 7, drMalSylv7.2, whole genome shotgun sequence genomic window:
- the LOC126630374 gene encoding putative ribosomal large subunit pseudouridine synthase SVR1, chloroplastic: MASVAGAAAALASLSSSLLSKPSLSLIPIRTLPRLTCSLATSSSSQEFNITFAPPKPKPKPDSAELDQDALAGQLIIPWIVRGEDGNLKLQSHPPARFLQAIETKSKSAKKKKEGTEKRVPTAEPKYSKAARRFYNENFRDAEQRLSKVLAAAGVASRRSSEQLIFDGKVTVNGSVCNTPQTKVDPGRDIIYVNGNRIPKRLPPKVYLALNKPKGYICASGENKSVLGLFEDYLKTWDKRNSGVPRPRLFTVGRLDVATTGLIIVTNDGDFAQKISHPSSNLSKEYIAAIEGVVSKRHLLAISEGTSIDGVHCTPDSVELLPQQPDMPRPRLRIVVHEGRNHEVRELVKNAGLEIHSLKRVRIGGFRLPSDLGLGKHMDLKQGDLGALGWKS; encoded by the exons ATGGCGTCGGTGGCAGGAGCAGCAGCAGCGCTagcttctctctcctcctccctcctctccaaaccctccctctctctcatccCCATCCGCACACTCCCCCGCCTCACCTGCTCCCTCGCCACTTCCTCCTCTTCTCAGGAGTTCAACATCACATTCGCGCCACCGAAGCCCAAGCCCAAACCCGACTCCGCCGAGCTCGACCAGGATGCCCTCGCCGGGCAGCTCATCATCCCCTGGATCGTCCGCGGCGAGGACGGCAACCTCAAGCTCCAGTCGCACCCTCCCGCGCGTTTCCTCCAGGCCATCGAGACCAAGAGTAAGAgtgccaagaagaagaaggagggcACCGAGAAGCGCGTGCCCACGGCCGAGCCCAAGTACTCGAAAGCCGCCCGGAGGTTCTACAACGAGAATTTCAGAGACGCCGAGCAGCGGCTCAGCAAGGTTCTCGCTGCCGCCGGAG TGGCATCGAGGAGGAGCAGTGAGCAGCTTATCTTTGATGGGAAGGTCACTGTGAATGGTTCTGTGTGCAATACTCCTCAA ACTAAAGTTGATCCTGGAAGGGATATTATATATGTCAACGGAAATCGGATTCCGAAGAGACTGCCTCCAAAGGTTTATCTTGCCCTTAACAAGCCAAAAGG GTACATTTGCGCATCTGGGGAGAATAAATCTGTGTTGGGTCTATTCGAAGATTATTTGAAGACTTGG GATAAGAGAAATTCAGGAGTACCCAGACCACGACTATTTACTGTTGGCCGTCTTGATGTTGCCACAACTGGGTTGATCATTGTGACCAATGATG GAGATTTTGCTCAGAAGATATCACATCCGTCTTCAAACTTGTCAAAGGA ATACATTGCAGCAATAGAAGGTGTGGTTAGTAAGCGGCACCTGTTAGCCATCAGTGAGGGAACAAGCATCGATGGTGTCCATTGCACCCCAGATTCTGTGGAATTACTGCCACAACAACCAGATATGCCAAGACCCCGTTTGCGTATTGTG GTTCATGAAGGGAGGAACCATGAAGTACGAGAACTTGTTAAAAATGCTGGACTTGAG ATACATTCACTAAAGCGTGTACGTATAGGTGGCTTCAGACTTCCGTCAGATCTTGG GCTTGGAAAGCACATGGACTTAAAACAAGGGGATCTTGGCGCCTTGGGTTGGAAAAGTTAG